In one window of Paracoccus saliphilus DNA:
- a CDS encoding 4-hydroxythreonine-4-phosphate dehydrogenase PdxA, whose amino-acid sequence MADDIQNMTVGAVGRVQTAMRKPVIAILQGDPAGIGPELLVKLLNDDIREITNIVVLGDPEIFQRGERIVGRRVAGMRSIAKTEEIEFSETGLLHLDIHIPGIAETALGQVSAEGGRSSLEEMRMALELSQTTAVHGILFMPFNKASMYLGGNPFADEIGFARHFLGTTGAVSEFNVAHDMWNGRITSHVAMKDVPGMLTQSKIMDGIALADRTLRLAGYVHPRIAVAAYNPHAGEGGLLGREEIDIIAPAVKSMQERRVNVAGPFPADTLWLKMRDREYDVVVSMYHDQGQIAIKLLGFDQGVSVLAGLPIPIATPAHGTAFDIAGQNKAKMTPTRNAFNMVVGMARHHLAAAE is encoded by the coding sequence ATGGCGGATGACATACAGAATATGACCGTCGGGGCGGTGGGCCGGGTTCAGACCGCCATGAGAAAGCCCGTTATTGCAATCTTGCAGGGGGATCCGGCGGGCATCGGGCCTGAACTTCTGGTCAAGCTGCTGAACGATGATATCCGCGAGATAACCAATATCGTGGTTCTCGGCGATCCCGAGATTTTCCAGCGAGGGGAGCGGATCGTGGGCCGCAGGGTGGCGGGGATGCGCTCGATCGCAAAGACTGAGGAGATCGAGTTTTCAGAGACCGGATTGCTACATCTCGATATACATATTCCTGGTATCGCCGAAACAGCTCTGGGCCAGGTTTCGGCAGAGGGTGGGCGGTCCTCGCTCGAAGAGATGCGCATGGCGCTGGAACTATCCCAAACGACTGCGGTGCATGGCATCCTGTTCATGCCGTTCAACAAGGCATCCATGTATCTTGGCGGTAATCCTTTTGCCGATGAGATCGGCTTTGCCCGGCATTTCCTGGGGACGACCGGAGCGGTGAGTGAGTTCAACGTCGCGCATGACATGTGGAACGGACGGATTACCTCGCATGTTGCGATGAAGGATGTGCCGGGGATGCTGACCCAGTCCAAGATCATGGACGGCATCGCATTGGCGGATCGCACCCTGCGCCTTGCAGGCTATGTCCACCCACGGATCGCGGTAGCCGCATATAATCCTCATGCCGGGGAGGGAGGATTGCTGGGGCGCGAAGAGATCGACATCATCGCCCCTGCCGTGAAATCCATGCAAGAGCGCCGGGTGAATGTGGCCGGGCCCTTTCCGGCCGATACCCTGTGGCTGAAAATGCGAGACAGGGAATATGACGTAGTCGTGAGCATGTATCACGATCAGGGACAGATCGCGATCAAGTTGCTGGGCTTTGACCAGGGGGTGTCGGTGCTGGCGGGTCTGCCGATTCCGATTGCCACACCCGCGCATGGAACCGCCTTCGACATTGCCGGGCAGAACAAGGCCAAGATGACGCCCACGCGAAACGCCTTTAACATGGTGGTCGGGATGGCCCGTCACCATCTGGCGGCGGCGGAATAA
- the purF gene encoding amidophosphoribosyltransferase has product MQPFLAHPFDSDRLHEECGIFGAIGVADASSFVALGLHALQHRGQEAGGIVTHDADQGFNSAHRFGYVRDNFTKADVMATLPGPLAIGHVRYSTAGSKANTAIRDVQPFFGEFHMGGCAIAHNGNITNAAALRRELIERGSIFQSSSDSECIIHLMARSIQRNIPERMKDALRRIEGAFSVIAMTRTKLIGVRDPLGVRPLVLGRVGDDGFVLASETCALDIIGAEFVREVEPGEMVVISKGKVQTSRPFGPSQGRFCIFEHVYFSRPDSIIGGRSVYETRRQIGVELAREAPIEADLVCPVPDSGTPAAIGFAQESGIPYGMGIIRNQYMGRTFIEPTDQIRNMGVRLKLNVNRALIRGKRVVLVDDSVVRGTTSRKIKDMIIDAGAAEVHFRIASPPTAWPCFYGVDTPDRDKLLAAQMTPDEMREYIGVDSLSFVSLDGLYRAVGEASGRNAKCPQYCDACFSGDYPVAPFDQLERGFRMKPGSETAHNEAAE; this is encoded by the coding sequence ATGCAACCATTTCTGGCCCATCCGTTCGATTCGGACCGTCTTCACGAGGAATGCGGAATTTTCGGGGCGATCGGTGTGGCCGACGCTTCCAGCTTCGTCGCATTGGGGCTCCATGCCCTTCAGCACAGGGGGCAAGAGGCGGGCGGCATCGTTACCCACGACGCGGATCAGGGGTTCAACAGCGCGCATCGCTTTGGCTATGTGCGCGACAATTTCACCAAGGCCGATGTGATGGCGACGCTGCCGGGCCCCCTGGCCATCGGGCATGTGCGCTATTCCACCGCGGGATCGAAGGCCAATACCGCCATCCGCGATGTGCAGCCGTTCTTTGGCGAGTTTCACATGGGCGGATGCGCCATCGCCCATAACGGCAATATCACCAATGCCGCCGCCCTGCGCCGGGAACTGATCGAACGCGGTTCGATCTTTCAGTCCTCCTCGGACAGCGAATGCATCATTCACCTGATGGCCCGTTCGATCCAGCGCAACATTCCCGAGCGGATGAAGGATGCGCTGCGGCGGATCGAGGGCGCGTTCTCGGTTATCGCGATGACCCGGACCAAGCTGATCGGTGTGCGCGACCCGCTTGGCGTCCGCCCGCTGGTGCTGGGCCGGGTCGGGGATGACGGCTTCGTGCTGGCCTCAGAAACCTGTGCGCTGGACATCATCGGCGCGGAGTTCGTGCGCGAGGTGGAGCCGGGCGAAATGGTCGTCATTTCCAAGGGCAAGGTCCAGACATCGCGCCCCTTCGGCCCCTCTCAGGGGCGTTTCTGCATTTTCGAGCATGTCTATTTCTCACGCCCCGATTCGATCATCGGTGGCCGTTCTGTCTATGAGACCCGCCGCCAGATCGGGGTGGAACTGGCCCGCGAGGCTCCGATCGAGGCCGATCTGGTCTGCCCAGTGCCCGATAGCGGCACCCCCGCCGCAATTGGTTTCGCGCAGGAATCGGGGATTCCCTATGGGATGGGGATCATCCGCAACCAGTATATGGGCCGCACCTTCATCGAGCCGACCGACCAGATCCGCAATATGGGTGTACGGTTGAAACTGAACGTCAATCGCGCCCTGATCCGTGGCAAGCGGGTCGTGCTGGTCGATGACAGCGTGGTGCGAGGCACCACCAGCCGCAAGATCAAGGACATGATCATCGATGCCGGTGCCGCCGAGGTGCATTTCCGCATCGCCAGCCCGCCGACTGCCTGGCCGTGTTTTTACGGCGTCGACACGCCCGATCGCGACAAGCTGCTGGCCGCACAGATGACGCCCGATGAGATGCGCGAATATATCGGTGTCGATTCGCTGTCTTTCGTGTCGTTGGACGGGCTTTATCGCGCCGTGGGTGAGGCGAGCGGGCGCAACGCCAAATGCCCGCAATATTGCGATGCCTGCTTCTCGGGCGATTACCCTGTCGCGCCCTTCGATCAACTGGAGCGTGGGTTCCGCATGAAACCCGGTTCTGAAACGGCGCATAACGAGGCTGCGGAATAG
- the ectA gene encoding diaminobutyrate acetyltransferase, translating to MPKDVNEIEKHRNRTLILRKPRSTDGSAIWELVRECKPLDENSMYCNIVQAEHFRDTCVVAEMNGDIVGWISGHMIPNEDALFVWQVAVSPRARGLGLGGKMLEHLIGRDACAEAQQLNTTITKDNEASWALFRSFARGVGGELSDKAHYKRDAHFDGQHATEHMVTITLPEEEGASSVAA from the coding sequence ATGCCCAAAGACGTGAACGAGATCGAAAAGCACCGTAATCGGACGCTCATCCTGCGCAAACCGCGCAGCACCGATGGCTCCGCCATCTGGGAGCTTGTGCGCGAGTGCAAGCCGCTGGATGAGAATTCGATGTACTGCAATATCGTTCAGGCCGAGCATTTCCGTGACACCTGCGTGGTGGCGGAAATGAATGGCGATATCGTCGGCTGGATCTCCGGTCACATGATCCCGAACGAGGATGCGCTGTTTGTCTGGCAGGTGGCTGTTAGCCCGCGCGCGCGCGGGCTCGGTCTTGGCGGCAAGATGCTGGAGCATCTGATCGGCCGCGATGCCTGTGCCGAGGCACAGCAGCTCAACACGACCATTACCAAGGATAACGAGGCCTCCTGGGCGCTGTTCCGCAGCTTTGCCCGCGGGGTCGGTGGGGAGCTTTCCGACAAGGCGCATTACAAGCGCGATGCCCATTTCGATGGCCAGCACGCCACCGAACATATGGTGACGATCACCCTGCCGGAAGAAGAAGGCGCGTCCTCGGTCGCCGCCTGA
- a CDS encoding peptide chain release factor 3, whose protein sequence is MSNRPELPPEIARRRTFAIISHPDAGKTTLTEKFLLYGGAIQMAGQVRAKGEARRTRSDFMKMEQDRGISVSASAMSFDFDGHRFNLVDTPGHSDFSEDTYRTLTAVDAAIMVIDGAKGVESQTRKLFEVCRLRDLPILTFCNKMDRESRDTFEIIDEIQENLAIDVVPASWPIGVGREFVGCYDMLNDRLELMDRADRNRVAESVKIDGLDDPKLADHVPEHLLGKFREEIEMARELLPEFDRQSFLEGHLTPIWFGSAINSFGVRELMTGISEYGPAPQPQNSASREIAPEEKSVSGFVFKVQANMDPKHRDRVAFLRMASGHFQRGMKLTHVRTKKPMAVSNPVLFLAADRELAEEAWAGDIIGIPNHGQLRIGDALTEGEPLRFTGIPSFAPELLQSVRATDPMKAKHLEKALMQFAEEGAAKVFKPAIGSGFIVGVVGALQFEVLASRIELEYGIPVRFEGSQFTSARWVQGAKDKVDIFANANKGHMAYDHDGDLVYLTRLQWDIDRIERDHPDLKLTATKEMMV, encoded by the coding sequence ATGAGCAACCGCCCCGAACTCCCGCCCGAAATCGCCCGCCGCCGGACCTTTGCGATCATCTCGCATCCGGATGCGGGCAAGACCACGCTGACCGAGAAATTCCTGCTTTATGGCGGCGCCATCCAGATGGCCGGGCAGGTACGGGCCAAGGGCGAGGCGCGGCGGACGCGGTCGGACTTCATGAAGATGGAGCAGGATCGCGGCATTTCAGTCTCTGCTTCGGCGATGTCGTTCGATTTCGACGGTCATCGCTTCAATCTTGTCGATACGCCGGGGCACAGCGATTTTTCCGAGGATACCTATCGCACCCTGACTGCCGTGGATGCGGCGATCATGGTAATCGACGGGGCCAAGGGGGTAGAGAGCCAGACCCGCAAACTGTTCGAAGTCTGCCGATTGCGCGATCTGCCGATCCTGACCTTCTGCAACAAGATGGACCGCGAAAGCCGGGATACGTTCGAGATCATCGACGAGATTCAGGAAAACCTGGCCATCGATGTCGTTCCTGCGAGCTGGCCCATCGGGGTGGGGCGCGAGTTCGTCGGCTGTTACGATATGTTGAACGACCGCTTGGAGCTCATGGACCGGGCCGACCGAAATCGGGTGGCGGAATCGGTGAAGATAGACGGGCTGGACGACCCCAAACTGGCCGATCATGTGCCGGAGCACCTGCTTGGAAAGTTTCGAGAAGAGATCGAGATGGCGCGCGAGCTTCTGCCGGAGTTCGATCGCCAATCCTTCCTTGAAGGTCATCTGACACCGATCTGGTTCGGCAGCGCGATCAACAGTTTCGGCGTGCGTGAATTGATGACGGGGATCAGCGAATACGGCCCGGCACCACAGCCACAGAACTCTGCCAGCCGCGAGATCGCGCCAGAGGAGAAGTCCGTGAGCGGTTTCGTCTTCAAGGTGCAGGCCAACATGGATCCCAAGCATCGCGACCGGGTGGCCTTTTTGCGCATGGCCTCGGGACATTTCCAACGCGGGATGAAGCTGACTCATGTGCGCACGAAAAAGCCGATGGCGGTGTCGAACCCGGTGCTGTTTCTTGCCGCCGACCGGGAGCTGGCCGAAGAGGCCTGGGCGGGCGATATCATCGGCATTCCGAACCACGGGCAGTTGCGTATCGGCGATGCGCTGACCGAGGGCGAGCCGTTGCGTTTTACCGGCATTCCGTCATTTGCACCGGAACTGCTGCAATCGGTGCGCGCCACGGACCCGATGAAGGCGAAGCATCTGGAAAAGGCGCTGATGCAATTCGCCGAAGAGGGAGCGGCGAAGGTCTTCAAGCCTGCCATCGGGTCGGGCTTCATCGTCGGCGTGGTCGGCGCGCTGCAATTCGAGGTCCTGGCGAGCCGGATCGAGTTGGAATACGGCATCCCGGTGCGCTTCGAGGGTTCGCAATTCACATCTGCCCGGTGGGTGCAGGGGGCGAAGGACAAGGTCGATATCTTCGCCAACGCCAACAAGGGACATATGGCTTATGATCATGACGGCGACCTAGTCTATCTGACGCGGCTGCAATGGGATATCGACCGCATTGAGCGCGACCATCCTGACCTGAAGCTGACCGCGACGAAAGAGATGATGGTCTGA
- the ectB gene encoding diaminobutyrate--2-oxoglutarate transaminase — MPKDMTNGIDTDIFTRRESEARSYCRGIPAVFTAARGSILSAQDGTDYIDFLAGCSSLNYGHNDPDMKAALVEHITADGLAHGLDLHTDTKAGFLTAFDRHILAPRGMDHRVMFTGPTGANAVEAAMKIARKSTGRTNIVAFTNGFHGVTMGALAATGNGYHRGGAGMDKQGVTRMPYDGYADGVDGAALLDQMLSDASGGIDAPAAIMLETVQGEGGLNAASGDFVRNIAAVAKKHGALLIVDDIQAGCGRTGTFFSFEEMGVTPDIVTMAKSISGFGLPLALVLVRPEHDIFGPAEHNGTFRGNTHAFVTARVAIEKFWADKGFEAELAEKAALIEKRLTELADLVPGAFLKGRGLMRGVDVGSGELAEKICGRAYEKGLIIETSGSEDQVVKVLAPLTTPVETFEKGFDILLDAAQEILDTTKIAAE, encoded by the coding sequence ATGCCCAAGGATATGACCAACGGTATCGATACCGATATTTTCACGCGTCGCGAAAGCGAGGCGCGTTCCTATTGCCGGGGTATTCCGGCAGTCTTCACCGCCGCGCGCGGCTCGATTCTGAGTGCGCAGGACGGCACCGACTACATCGACTTCCTGGCCGGCTGCTCTTCGCTGAATTACGGTCACAACGATCCGGATATGAAGGCCGCGCTGGTCGAGCATATCACTGCCGACGGGCTGGCCCATGGACTGGACCTGCATACCGATACGAAGGCCGGTTTCCTGACCGCTTTCGATCGACACATTCTTGCCCCGCGCGGGATGGATCACCGGGTGATGTTCACCGGTCCGACCGGTGCGAATGCCGTCGAGGCGGCAATGAAGATCGCGCGCAAATCGACCGGCCGCACGAACATCGTCGCCTTCACCAACGGTTTTCATGGCGTTACCATGGGGGCATTGGCGGCGACAGGTAACGGCTATCACCGTGGCGGTGCGGGCATGGACAAGCAGGGCGTTACCCGGATGCCCTATGACGGCTATGCCGATGGTGTCGACGGGGCCGCACTGCTGGATCAGATGCTGTCCGACGCTTCGGGCGGAATCGACGCGCCCGCCGCCATCATGCTGGAGACCGTGCAGGGCGAGGGCGGGCTGAATGCTGCCTCGGGCGATTTCGTCCGGAACATTGCTGCCGTCGCCAAGAAGCACGGCGCTCTGCTGATCGTCGATGATATCCAGGCTGGCTGCGGCCGGACCGGCACCTTCTTCTCGTTCGAGGAGATGGGCGTCACACCCGATATCGTCACCATGGCGAAATCCATCTCGGGCTTCGGTCTGCCACTGGCACTGGTCCTGGTGCGGCCCGAACATGACATATTCGGCCCGGCCGAGCATAACGGCACCTTCCGGGGTAATACCCATGCCTTCGTCACCGCCCGTGTCGCGATCGAGAAATTCTGGGCCGACAAGGGTTTCGAGGCCGAACTGGCTGAGAAGGCCGCGCTGATCGAAAAGCGGCTGACCGAGCTTGCAGATCTGGTTCCCGGCGCCTTCCTGAAAGGCCGCGGGCTGATGCGCGGCGTCGATGTCGGTTCGGGAGAGCTGGCAGAGAAGATTTGCGGACGCGCCTATGAAAAAGGGCTTATCATCGAAACTTCGGGCAGCGAAGATCAGGTCGTGAAGGTTCTGGCCCCGCTGACCACCCCGGTCGAGACATTCGAAAAGGGCTTTGACATCCTGCTGGATGCGGCCCAGGAAATTCTCGACACGACCAAGATTGCTGCGGAGTAA
- a CDS encoding aspartate kinase yields MTHTVEKIGGTSMSRVHELRDTLIIGDRKEADLYGRIFVVSAFGGITDLLLEHKKSGKAGVYAAFANSDSDHGWHEALDRVSDAMVAAHKAVLDHPGDIERADAFVHDRLLGARNCLIDLQRLCTYGHFRLSEHMLQTRELLSGLGEAHSAFVTTLMLQRAGVNARFVDLSGWRDEGDVSLDERIKGAMKDIDPAAEMPIVTGYAQCAEGLMREFDRGYSEVTFSRLASLTGAREAIIHKEFHLSSADPKLVGQDAVRKLGRTNYDVADQLSNLGMEAIHPKAAKTLRQSGVPLRVTNAFEPEDPGTLIDDQPADGPNVEIVTGLDLFALELFEQDMVGAKGYDSAVLDILTRHNVRIVSKVSNANTVTHYVDSSLKVLRRVEKDLMERYPSARVTSRAISMVAAVGRDLNSLAVLSRGLNALADNGLEAIGATQGPRPVDVQFIVEREVMKPAIKALHHALIESSEREMLKAA; encoded by the coding sequence ATGACCCATACTGTCGAGAAAATCGGCGGCACGTCCATGTCACGTGTGCATGAATTGCGCGACACGCTGATCATCGGTGACCGCAAAGAGGCTGATCTTTACGGACGTATCTTTGTCGTCTCGGCCTTTGGCGGGATCACCGATCTGCTGCTGGAACACAAGAAATCCGGCAAGGCGGGGGTCTATGCGGCATTCGCCAATTCGGATTCTGATCATGGCTGGCACGAGGCGCTGGACCGCGTCTCGGATGCGATGGTCGCGGCGCATAAGGCTGTGCTGGATCATCCCGGCGATATCGAGCGCGCGGATGCTTTCGTGCATGACCGCCTCCTTGGCGCCCGCAATTGCCTGATCGATCTGCAGCGCCTGTGCACTTACGGCCATTTCCGCCTGTCCGAGCACATGCTGCAGACCCGCGAGTTGCTGTCGGGCTTGGGCGAGGCGCATTCGGCCTTTGTCACCACGCTGATGCTGCAACGTGCCGGCGTGAATGCCCGCTTTGTCGACCTGTCGGGTTGGCGTGACGAGGGCGATGTCAGCCTCGACGAGCGTATCAAGGGCGCAATGAAGGATATCGATCCGGCAGCCGAGATGCCCATCGTTACCGGCTATGCGCAATGTGCCGAGGGGCTGATGCGCGAATTCGACCGTGGTTATTCCGAGGTGACCTTCTCGCGGCTGGCATCGCTGACCGGCGCGCGCGAGGCGATCATCCACAAGGAATTTCATCTGTCCTCGGCCGATCCCAAGCTCGTCGGGCAGGATGCCGTGCGCAAGCTGGGCCGGACGAATTACGATGTCGCGGATCAGCTTTCCAACCTGGGCATGGAAGCGATCCATCCCAAGGCAGCCAAGACGCTGCGTCAATCGGGTGTACCGCTGCGCGTGACCAACGCATTCGAACCCGAAGACCCTGGCACGCTGATCGACGATCAGCCCGCCGATGGCCCGAATGTCGAGATCGTGACTGGCCTCGACCTGTTCGCGCTGGAACTGTTCGAGCAGGACATGGTCGGCGCAAAGGGCTATGACAGCGCCGTTCTGGATATCCTGACGCGGCACAATGTCCGCATCGTGTCCAAGGTCTCGAATGCCAACACGGTCACGCATTACGTCGACAGCTCGCTGAAGGTGCTTCGCCGGGTCGAGAAGGACCTGATGGAACGCTATCCTTCGGCGCGGGTGACATCGCGCGCGATCTCGATGGTTGCCGCGGTGGGGCGCGATCTGAATAGCTTGGCGGTCCTGAGCCGCGGATTGAACGCGCTGGCCGATAATGGGCTGGAGGCGATCGGCGCGACGCAGGGACCACGTCCTGTGGATGTGCAATTCATTGTCGAGCGCGAGGTGATGAAGCCGGCGATCAAGGCGCTGCACCACGCTTTGATCGAAAGCTCTGAGCGCGAGATGCTGAAAGCGGCGTAA
- a CDS encoding MarR family winged helix-turn-helix transcriptional regulator has translation MSKAADNRLDEALIALRRILRATELYERELAQAARLTPAKLRVLQILASREGGSATPTALANQMGVSQATVTALVDQLQKREMVNRQRSSMDRRQTNVVIAEAGTEALKNAPNALQQHFVKNFEKLENWEQQMVLAVLDRVAGMLNAGEIEASPVLTIGDIRKDRGRL, from the coding sequence ATGAGCAAAGCCGCAGACAATCGCCTGGATGAAGCCCTTATCGCGTTGCGCCGCATTCTGCGCGCAACCGAGCTTTATGAGCGTGAACTGGCACAAGCAGCCAGGCTGACCCCGGCCAAATTGCGCGTGCTGCAAATCCTGGCCAGCCGCGAGGGCGGCAGCGCCACGCCTACGGCACTGGCCAATCAAATGGGTGTCAGTCAGGCGACGGTAACCGCGCTGGTCGATCAGCTGCAAAAGCGCGAGATGGTCAACCGCCAGCGCTCCAGCATGGATCGCAGGCAGACCAATGTGGTCATCGCAGAAGCGGGAACCGAGGCATTGAAAAATGCCCCGAACGCCTTGCAGCAGCATTTCGTCAAGAATTTCGAGAAGCTCGAAAACTGGGAACAGCAGATGGTTCTTGCCGTTCTGGACCGCGTTGCAGGGATGCTCAACGCCGGGGAAATCGAGGCATCCCCCGTGCTGACCATCGGCGATATCCGTAAGGATCGCGGCCGCCTGTGA
- a CDS encoding CvpA family protein has protein sequence MDGFTIIDAVVAVVIILSAILAWSRGFVRESLAILGWIAAAVLAFIFAATVRPMIAQLPVLERFLGDSCELATIAGFAVVFALALVVFSIVTPLFSSVVQRSALGGIDQGMGFLFGAARGILIVAIAFIVYDRVMTSSQVAMVDNSRSAQVFERLRGEMDEQIPDDAPGWIVRRYEQLVDGCTSTGEAVDAEQTPPAAN, from the coding sequence ATGGACGGTTTCACGATAATCGATGCGGTGGTGGCCGTGGTCATCATCCTCTCTGCGATTCTGGCATGGTCGCGGGGATTCGTGCGCGAATCGCTTGCCATCCTCGGCTGGATCGCCGCAGCGGTGCTGGCCTTCATTTTCGCCGCGACCGTGCGCCCGATGATCGCACAGCTTCCGGTGCTAGAACGTTTTCTCGGCGATAGTTGCGAACTGGCAACGATCGCCGGATTCGCGGTGGTGTTCGCGCTTGCACTGGTGGTTTTCTCGATTGTCACGCCGCTGTTTTCCTCGGTTGTGCAGCGATCGGCCCTTGGCGGCATCGACCAAGGCATGGGCTTCCTGTTCGGCGCGGCTCGCGGCATCCTGATCGTCGCAATCGCGTTCATCGTTTATGACCGCGTTATGACAAGTTCGCAGGTCGCCATGGTCGACAATTCCCGCTCGGCCCAGGTGTTCGAGCGGTTGCGTGGAGAGATGGACGAGCAGATCCCCGACGACGCGCCCGGCTGGATCGTTCGCCGCTACGAGCAGCTGGTCGATGGCTGCACTTCGACCGGCGAAGCGGTCGATGCGGAACAGACGCCGCCTGCCGCGAACTGA
- a CDS encoding ectoine synthase, giving the protein MIIRDFNKLKDTDRSVSDARWNSVRMLLADDGMGFSFHITTLEAGSEHTFHYKHHFESVYCMSGKGSITDLATGETHEIKPGVMYALNLHDKHTLRAEEELVMACCFNPPVTGKEVHREDGSYAPVDELTD; this is encoded by the coding sequence ATGATCATTCGCGATTTCAACAAATTGAAAGACACTGACCGTTCGGTGTCGGATGCGCGCTGGAACTCGGTGCGGATGCTGCTGGCCGATGACGGAATGGGGTTCTCGTTCCACATCACCACACTTGAGGCGGGATCCGAACATACCTTCCACTACAAGCATCATTTCGAAAGCGTCTATTGCATGTCGGGCAAGGGCTCGATCACTGATCTGGCGACCGGCGAGACGCATGAAATCAAGCCCGGTGTCATGTATGCGCTGAACCTGCATGACAAGCATACCCTGCGGGCCGAGGAAGAGCTGGTCATGGCCTGCTGCTTCAACCCGCCGGTAACGGGCAAGGAAGTCCACCGTGAAGACGGCTCGTATGCCCCGGTGGATGAACTGACGGATTGA
- the radA gene encoding DNA repair protein RadA, translating into MAKPVSSFTCTACGTAHKKWAGRCDACGAWNTIAEEAPLSQGPGRSLGAAKGRAVPLSGLATEEAPPPRGHSGLAELDRVLGGGLVPGSAVLVGGDPGIGKSTLLLQGAAAFARAGLNAVYISGEEASAQVRMRAGRLGLTDSPVRLGAETNLRNILTTLDREKPDLAIIDSVQTLWADHVEAAPGSVAQVRAAAHELVTFAKRSGVAIVIVGHVTKDGQIAGPRVVEHMVDTVLYFEGERGHQFRILRSVKNRFGPADEIGVFEMTGAGLAEVANPSALFLSERGQPVPGSAVFAGIEGTRPVLTEVQALVAPSTLASPRRTVVGLDSGRVSTIIAVLEARCGIPFTGLDVFLNVAGGMRVNEPAADLAIAGALLSAREDSALPPEAVLFGEISLSGALRPVAQAENRLKEAQKLGFSQAILPEGQKVEGLGGMGLRRIADLTGFVGEVFGAG; encoded by the coding sequence ATGGCAAAACCCGTCTCCAGCTTCACCTGCACCGCCTGCGGCACCGCCCACAAGAAATGGGCCGGGCGCTGCGATGCCTGTGGTGCGTGGAACACCATCGCCGAGGAGGCGCCGTTGTCGCAAGGGCCGGGCCGAAGTCTCGGGGCCGCCAAGGGGCGTGCCGTTCCCCTGTCGGGGCTTGCCACGGAGGAGGCGCCTCCGCCGCGCGGTCATTCGGGGCTGGCCGAACTGGACCGCGTGTTGGGCGGCGGGCTGGTGCCGGGATCGGCGGTTCTGGTCGGTGGCGATCCGGGGATCGGCAAATCGACATTGCTTCTGCAAGGCGCCGCGGCCTTTGCGCGGGCCGGGCTTAATGCCGTCTATATAAGTGGCGAAGAGGCCAGCGCGCAGGTGCGGATGCGTGCCGGTCGCCTTGGCCTGACTGACTCGCCGGTGCGCTTGGGTGCCGAGACCAATCTGCGCAATATTCTCACCACGCTGGATCGCGAGAAACCCGACCTGGCGATCATCGATTCGGTTCAGACGCTCTGGGCCGACCATGTCGAGGCGGCGCCCGGTAGCGTGGCGCAGGTCCGCGCCGCCGCACATGAGCTGGTCACCTTTGCAAAGCGGAGTGGCGTGGCCATCGTCATCGTCGGCCATGTCACCAAGGATGGCCAGATCGCCGGTCCCCGCGTTGTCGAGCATATGGTCGATACCGTCCTGTATTTCGAAGGCGAGCGCGGTCACCAGTTCCGCATCCTGCGCAGCGTCAAGAACCGTTTCGGTCCCGCGGACGAGATCGGCGTGTTCGAGATGACCGGGGCGGGGCTGGCCGAGGTCGCCAACCCTTCGGCGCTGTTCCTGTCCGAACGCGGCCAGCCGGTGCCCGGCAGCGCCGTTTTCGCCGGGATCGAGGGCACCCGCCCGGTGCTGACCGAGGTGCAAGCATTGGTGGCCCCCTCGACGCTGGCCTCGCCGCGCCGCACCGTGGTCGGGCTCGATTCGGGGCGCGTTTCGACCATCATTGCCGTGCTCGAGGCGCGCTGCGGCATCCCCTTCACGGGGTTGGACGTTTTCCTGAATGTCGCGGGCGGAATGCGCGTCAACGAACCCGCCGCCGATCTTGCCATCGCGGGGGCGCTGTTGTCCGCGAGAGAGGACAGCGCTCTTCCACCGGAGGCAGTGCTTTTCGGTGAAATCAGCCTGTCCGGGGCGCTTCGACCGGTCGCTCAGGCGGAAAACAGGTTGAAAGAGGCGCAAAAACTTGGTTTTTCACAAGCGATTTTACCCGAAGGCCAGAAGGTCGAGGGCTTGGGCGGCATGGGCCTCAGGCGTATTGCCGATTTGACAGGATTTGTGGGCGAGGTTTTCGGCGCCGGCTGA